In a single window of the Tellurirhabdus bombi genome:
- a CDS encoding ABC-F family ATP-binding cassette domain-containing protein has protein sequence MVSVQNVSLRYGKRTLFDDVNIKFTPGNCYGVIGANGAGKSTFLKILAGEIDPQSGSVSISPGERMSVLKQNQFAFDEFPVLQTVIMGNERLWNIMQEKDTLYAKTDFTDADGERAAELEAEFAEMNGWDAESDAASLLSGLGIKEDIHYSLMADLNGSEKVRVLLAQALFGNPDILLLDEPTNNLDVESSIWLENFLANFQNTVIVVSHDRHFLDQVCTHIIDIDFGKVKVYTGNYTFWYESSQLALKQRQDQNKRTEDKRKELEEFIRRFSANASKSKQATSRAKLLDKLTLDDIAPSSRKYPYINFKPEREPGDQILTVENLTYTGEDGTKLFENLSFTMRKGDKIFFFSRDGLAVTALFDILNGDKQADSGEFKWGVTITPSYFPNDTAKDKFFQNDLNLVDWLRQYSEEKDESFIRGFLGRMLFSGEESLKKSTVLSGGEKVRCMLSKMMLSSSNLLILDEPTNHLDLESITALNNGLIDFKGPILFTSHDHQFVQTIANRIIEITPNAHLDKLMTYDEYLTDERVKAQRDTLYEAVA, from the coding sequence ATGGTTTCAGTACAAAACGTCTCATTGCGGTATGGCAAACGGACGCTGTTTGATGACGTAAATATCAAATTCACGCCGGGAAACTGCTACGGCGTTATCGGCGCTAACGGCGCGGGAAAATCTACTTTCCTGAAAATTCTGGCTGGCGAAATTGATCCCCAGAGTGGATCGGTGTCTATTTCTCCGGGTGAGCGGATGTCGGTTCTGAAACAGAATCAGTTCGCTTTCGATGAATTTCCGGTTCTGCAAACGGTTATCATGGGTAATGAACGCCTGTGGAACATTATGCAGGAAAAGGACACGCTATACGCCAAAACCGACTTTACCGATGCTGACGGCGAACGAGCCGCCGAACTGGAAGCGGAGTTTGCCGAGATGAACGGCTGGGATGCAGAATCCGACGCAGCCTCCTTGCTGAGCGGGCTTGGCATTAAGGAAGACATTCATTACAGCCTCATGGCTGATCTGAACGGTTCGGAGAAAGTGCGTGTCTTGCTGGCGCAGGCACTTTTCGGTAACCCTGACATCCTGCTTTTGGATGAGCCAACCAACAACCTGGACGTTGAATCGAGCATCTGGCTGGAAAACTTCCTGGCTAATTTCCAAAATACGGTGATTGTGGTTTCCCACGACCGCCACTTCTTGGATCAGGTTTGTACGCACATTATCGACATTGATTTTGGTAAGGTGAAGGTGTATACCGGAAACTATACGTTCTGGTATGAATCAAGCCAATTGGCGCTGAAACAACGCCAGGATCAAAACAAGCGCACGGAAGACAAGCGGAAAGAACTTGAGGAATTTATTCGTCGTTTCTCGGCCAATGCTTCTAAGTCAAAGCAGGCTACCAGCCGGGCGAAATTGCTGGACAAACTGACCCTCGACGATATTGCCCCTTCATCGCGGAAATATCCGTACATCAACTTCAAGCCGGAACGTGAACCGGGTGACCAGATCCTGACGGTTGAAAACTTGACGTATACGGGCGAAGACGGAACGAAACTTTTTGAGAACCTCTCGTTCACCATGCGGAAAGGGGATAAAATATTCTTCTTTAGTCGCGATGGTCTGGCCGTAACGGCACTGTTTGATATTCTGAATGGTGACAAACAAGCTGATTCGGGTGAATTTAAATGGGGTGTTACCATCACGCCCTCTTATTTCCCTAATGATACAGCTAAAGATAAATTCTTCCAGAATGACCTGAATCTGGTTGACTGGCTGCGTCAATATTCGGAAGAAAAAGACGAGAGCTTTATTCGGGGCTTCCTGGGTCGGATGCTATTCTCCGGCGAAGAATCACTGAAGAAATCGACCGTATTATCGGGGGGAGAAAAAGTACGGTGTATGCTATCAAAAATGATGCTTTCATCGTCTAATCTTCTCATTCTGGATGAGCCGACCAACCACCTTGATCTGGAGTCCATTACGGCCCTGAACAACGGCTTGATCGATTTTAAAGGTCCGATTCTCTTTACCTCGCATGACCACCAGTTTGTGCAGACAATTGCTAATCGCATTATCGAAATCACGCCAAATGCTCACTTGGATAAGCTGATGACGTACGATGAATACCTGACCGACGAACGCGTGAAGGCGCAACGGGACACATTGTACGAGGCAGTTGCCTAA
- a CDS encoding sterol desaturase family protein — MDVKQLEQELLPLTTYAVPVILISVVLEWWITRHDEEHRYHARDFWASLGIGAGSLVINAILKTSVFAFGLFFYHLIPWRIETAWWTWILGYLLIDLCNYFAHFIAHKQRVWWATHVTHHSSEHLNFTTAFRNSWTQHLKLIFFIPAWASGIDPIVLFTCYQIDLLYQFWIHTEVIRKMPRWFEAIFVTPSHHRVHHGSNPRFIDKNFGSSLIIWDRLFGTFQEEDEVPEYGLTKPIESFNPVYLNFHVWIDIWRDVRQAKSVRAALSVLFGPP; from the coding sequence ATGGACGTAAAGCAACTAGAGCAGGAACTGCTCCCTCTGACAACCTATGCCGTTCCGGTGATTCTGATTTCCGTAGTCCTCGAATGGTGGATAACCCGGCATGATGAGGAACACCGCTACCACGCCCGCGATTTCTGGGCTTCTCTGGGAATCGGAGCCGGGAGCCTGGTGATCAATGCGATTTTAAAAACGAGCGTTTTTGCCTTTGGACTCTTCTTTTACCACCTGATTCCCTGGCGGATTGAAACCGCCTGGTGGACCTGGATTCTGGGGTATTTACTTATTGACCTCTGCAATTATTTTGCACACTTCATTGCCCATAAACAGCGCGTTTGGTGGGCTACTCACGTGACGCATCATTCCTCCGAGCACCTCAATTTCACCACCGCCTTTCGTAATTCCTGGACGCAACATCTTAAGCTAATTTTTTTCATTCCGGCCTGGGCGTCGGGTATTGATCCGATTGTGTTATTTACCTGTTACCAGATTGACTTACTGTACCAATTCTGGATTCACACGGAAGTGATTCGCAAGATGCCACGCTGGTTTGAAGCCATTTTTGTGACGCCTTCTCACCACCGGGTGCACCACGGCTCCAACCCCCGCTTCATTGACAAGAATTTTGGCTCTTCGCTCATTATCTGGGACCGATTGTTTGGGACATTTCAGGAAGAAGACGAAGTGCCTGAATACGGTCTGACGAAGCCTATTGAGTCTTTTAATCCGGTTTACCTAAATTTTCACGTCTGGATTGACATCTGGCGGGATGTGCGGCAGGCAAAATCGGTCCGGGCTGCTTTATCTGTACTGTTCGGGCCTCCCTGA
- a CDS encoding YgaP-like transmembrane domain translates to MTGQKKPLSEVLGVGQIEPEISASNLINVGSTERLLSAAGGALLFTYGLRQGSLSGLFLAAVGGGLIFRGASGYCPYNNAIGRNTAEDEKVVDAIEITKSLTINKPRAEVYSYWRKLENLPIFMEHLAEVNEIAPKRSHWKAKIPGAGFAGSLGTIEWEALIIDEVENERLIWKSVEGASVNNAGEVRFADGPDGSTQLSAVIQYRPPAGALGETVSKLFNPAFKAMITNDLLRFKQLMETGSIAHITG, encoded by the coding sequence ATGACGGGACAAAAAAAGCCCCTTTCTGAGGTACTCGGAGTCGGGCAGATTGAGCCGGAAATAAGCGCATCAAATCTGATCAATGTAGGCTCGACAGAGCGACTCCTTTCGGCGGCTGGCGGAGCCTTATTGTTTACATACGGACTGCGTCAAGGGTCGTTAAGTGGGTTATTCTTAGCGGCTGTTGGGGGTGGACTTATCTTCCGGGGCGCATCGGGATATTGTCCGTATAACAACGCCATTGGCCGCAATACCGCAGAAGATGAAAAAGTGGTGGATGCCATCGAAATAACCAAAAGTTTGACGATCAACAAGCCCCGTGCCGAGGTATATAGTTATTGGCGAAAGCTGGAGAATTTGCCGATTTTCATGGAGCACCTGGCCGAGGTAAATGAGATTGCGCCAAAACGCTCACACTGGAAAGCGAAGATACCGGGGGCTGGTTTTGCGGGCTCGCTAGGCACAATCGAATGGGAAGCCCTTATCATCGATGAAGTCGAAAACGAGCGGCTAATCTGGAAATCTGTAGAAGGTGCATCGGTCAATAATGCGGGCGAAGTCCGGTTTGCCGATGGCCCCGACGGAAGTACGCAACTAAGCGCGGTGATTCAATACCGGCCACCAGCCGGTGCTCTGGGCGAAACCGTGTCGAAGCTCTTTAATCCAGCGTTTAAAGCAATGATTACCAACGATTTACTGCGGTTCAAGCAGCTAATGGAAACAGGGTCAATTGCCCATATTACGGGTTGA
- a CDS encoding Gfo/Idh/MocA family protein, translating to MTSRRIFLQQASLSAVTLAASPLFSPLTLAQSPKKDRLGVALVGLGYYSTDLLAPALQQTKKCYLAGIVTGTPSKAEQWMKKYNIPEKNVYNYQNFDQIANNPDIDVVYVVLPPSMHREYVVRAAKAGKHVWVEKPMAVTEKECQDMINACQQAKRTLAVGYRLQHDPNTQEYVKLLRDGKIGKIKLVSCAAGYYDARTDHWKQKKEMGGGVMYDMGVYVLQGARLATGEEPIAVTAQQYTTRPEVYKNGLDETTMAQLVFPSGARAAVQTSYGMNMNYLYVTGEKGSLRMEPWQGYSGVKGETSNGIKIDHPYQMPWQQAKQMDDDAEAIMSNKPVIAPGEEGMRDIRIVEAIYKAAKSGQSVKLT from the coding sequence ATGACCTCACGAAGAATTTTCCTGCAACAAGCTAGCCTGAGTGCCGTTACTTTAGCGGCAAGCCCTTTATTTTCACCGCTTACACTAGCTCAGTCTCCCAAAAAGGACCGTTTGGGCGTAGCATTGGTTGGCCTTGGTTATTACAGCACGGATTTGCTGGCGCCTGCCCTGCAACAAACCAAAAAATGTTATTTGGCAGGAATCGTTACGGGCACGCCTTCCAAAGCAGAGCAGTGGATGAAGAAATACAACATCCCCGAAAAAAACGTCTACAATTATCAGAACTTCGATCAGATTGCAAACAATCCGGATATTGATGTAGTCTACGTGGTTCTGCCGCCTTCCATGCACCGGGAGTATGTTGTACGGGCGGCTAAGGCGGGAAAGCACGTCTGGGTTGAGAAACCAATGGCTGTGACGGAAAAGGAATGCCAGGATATGATCAACGCTTGTCAGCAAGCTAAACGAACGTTAGCTGTTGGCTACCGGCTGCAACACGATCCAAATACGCAGGAATACGTGAAGTTGTTGCGGGATGGCAAGATTGGAAAGATCAAGCTGGTTAGCTGCGCGGCGGGTTACTACGACGCCCGTACCGATCATTGGAAGCAGAAGAAAGAAATGGGCGGTGGGGTGATGTACGATATGGGCGTGTATGTTTTGCAGGGTGCTCGATTAGCGACGGGAGAAGAACCGATTGCCGTGACTGCTCAACAGTATACGACCCGACCCGAGGTCTATAAAAATGGTCTTGATGAAACGACCATGGCGCAGCTAGTCTTCCCAAGCGGAGCGCGGGCTGCCGTGCAAACCAGCTATGGCATGAACATGAATTATCTGTACGTAACAGGTGAAAAAGGGTCGCTGCGCATGGAGCCCTGGCAGGGGTATTCCGGGGTCAAGGGAGAAACATCGAATGGGATTAAAATTGATCATCCTTACCAAATGCCCTGGCAGCAGGCCAAGCAAATGGACGATGATGCTGAGGCAATTATGAGCAATAAACCCGTCATTGCGCCCGGCGAAGAAGGAATGCGGGACATTCGCATTGTCGAAGCCATTTACAAAGCGGCTAAGAGTGGCCAATCCGTGAAATTGACCTAG
- a CDS encoding gluconate 2-dehydrogenase subunit 3 family protein, translated as MKRRDSLKALTFTSLGFAGLNPQIAAAEKIITPPGPTPLKIPGGRQKFEAERDAKLLAEKFFTPQELQTVAVLSDIIIPADERSGSATQAGVPAFIEFMMKDQPTWQTPMRGGLRWLDNQCVKRFGKKFVQATRAQQIEMVDDIAYPEKVKPGMSQGVSFFNMMRGFVASGFFTSQMGIKDLGYMGNTPNQWEGVPEDVLKQYGLSYDK; from the coding sequence ATGAAACGCAGAGATTCTCTCAAAGCTTTAACCTTCACCAGCTTAGGTTTTGCTGGGTTAAATCCTCAGATTGCCGCAGCGGAAAAAATAATAACGCCACCGGGACCTACTCCGCTAAAAATTCCGGGTGGTCGGCAGAAATTCGAAGCGGAACGGGATGCTAAATTGCTGGCTGAGAAGTTCTTTACTCCGCAAGAGTTGCAAACGGTAGCTGTGCTGTCGGACATCATTATTCCTGCCGACGAACGGTCGGGAAGTGCGACGCAGGCGGGGGTTCCGGCATTTATCGAGTTCATGATGAAAGACCAGCCTACCTGGCAAACGCCCATGCGGGGTGGACTTCGCTGGCTTGATAACCAATGCGTTAAACGTTTCGGTAAAAAATTCGTGCAGGCAACCAGAGCGCAGCAGATCGAAATGGTTGACGACATTGCGTATCCGGAGAAAGTAAAACCCGGAATGAGTCAGGGCGTTTCTTTCTTCAACATGATGCGGGGCTTTGTCGCTTCTGGTTTTTTTACCAGCCAGATGGGAATTAAAGACCTTGGCTACATGGGAAATACCCCCAACCAATGGGAGGGAGTCCCGGAAGACGTGTTGAAACAATACGGCCTGAGTTACGATAAATAG
- a CDS encoding GMC family oxidoreductase, whose product MDVFQIKKAPVVYDIVIVGSGAGGGMAAYMLSKAGAKVALLEAGGYYDPADPKYITQLKWSYESHRRGAGTTRPFGDFDAAYGGWELEGEPYTAKPGTEFHWFRSRMLGGRTNHWGRISLRFAPDDFRRKSMTGIGEDWPIGYDDISPYYDKVDRLIGIFGSKEGMKNEPDGIFLPPPKPRLHELMIKKAATSIGIPVIPSRLSILTKPINNERGACFYCSQCGRGCQAYADFSSSSVLVIPAIKTGNVNLITNAMVREVLTDPATGLATGVSYVDTQTLQEMEVKAKVVVLGASACESARLLLNSKSARFSNGLANTSGVVGKYLNDSTGASRSGFIPSLMDRKRYNEDGVGGMHVFTPWWLDNKKLDFPRGYHIEYGGGMGMPMYGFGFGMEGRNNLVPGRDGKPKAAGGYGAGLKDDFRRFYGAGIGMAGRGEPVPLESNYCEIDPTKVDKYGIPVLRFNYKWSDYEVKQAKHMQDTFEEIMHAMGAIPLGSKPGPENNYGLEAPGKIIHEVGTARMGNDPKNSVLNKFQQAHDVKNLFIVDAAPFPSQGDKNVTWTILACSMRTSDYIVEQVKQKNI is encoded by the coding sequence ATGGATGTATTTCAAATTAAGAAAGCTCCGGTAGTCTATGATATTGTCATTGTTGGGTCGGGAGCTGGGGGCGGTATGGCAGCCTATATGCTGTCGAAAGCAGGGGCAAAAGTAGCCTTGCTAGAGGCAGGGGGCTATTACGATCCTGCTGATCCAAAGTATATTACTCAGTTGAAGTGGTCGTATGAGTCGCATCGGCGTGGGGCAGGGACAACCCGCCCTTTCGGTGATTTTGACGCGGCTTACGGTGGTTGGGAGCTGGAAGGGGAGCCATACACGGCTAAGCCAGGAACCGAATTTCACTGGTTCCGGTCACGGATGCTCGGCGGACGGACCAACCACTGGGGACGTATTTCGCTGCGGTTTGCTCCGGATGATTTCAGACGTAAATCCATGACAGGAATCGGAGAAGACTGGCCAATTGGCTACGATGACATTTCTCCGTATTATGATAAAGTAGACCGGCTGATTGGAATTTTCGGCTCTAAAGAGGGCATGAAGAACGAACCGGATGGCATTTTCCTGCCGCCGCCCAAGCCTCGTTTGCATGAATTAATGATTAAAAAAGCGGCAACGAGCATTGGTATTCCGGTGATTCCGTCGCGGCTTTCTATCCTGACGAAGCCCATCAACAATGAACGGGGCGCTTGCTTCTACTGCTCGCAATGTGGTCGGGGTTGCCAGGCTTACGCCGACTTCTCGTCCTCTTCAGTACTGGTTATTCCGGCGATAAAAACAGGCAATGTCAACCTCATTACGAACGCCATGGTGCGCGAAGTCCTGACAGATCCAGCGACGGGATTGGCAACGGGCGTGAGCTATGTTGATACGCAGACATTGCAGGAAATGGAGGTAAAGGCGAAAGTGGTGGTGCTGGGCGCATCCGCCTGCGAATCGGCTCGTTTGTTGCTGAATTCGAAGTCGGCTCGTTTCTCCAATGGCTTAGCCAATACAAGCGGCGTGGTCGGAAAATACCTGAACGATTCGACGGGAGCCTCGCGCTCTGGATTTATTCCGTCCCTGATGGATCGCAAGCGCTACAACGAAGATGGCGTTGGCGGGATGCACGTTTTCACGCCCTGGTGGCTGGATAACAAAAAGCTGGATTTCCCCCGTGGTTACCACATTGAATACGGTGGCGGAATGGGAATGCCGATGTATGGTTTTGGCTTTGGCATGGAAGGACGCAACAATTTAGTGCCGGGTCGGGATGGAAAACCTAAAGCTGCGGGTGGTTACGGAGCCGGTTTGAAAGACGATTTCCGGCGGTTCTACGGAGCTGGTATTGGCATGGCTGGCCGGGGTGAACCAGTTCCTCTGGAAAGTAACTATTGCGAAATCGATCCGACTAAAGTGGATAAATACGGTATCCCGGTATTGCGCTTTAATTACAAATGGTCGGATTACGAAGTGAAGCAGGCTAAGCACATGCAGGATACGTTCGAGGAGATCATGCACGCCATGGGAGCCATACCGCTGGGATCAAAACCTGGTCCTGAAAACAATTATGGCCTCGAAGCGCCGGGTAAAATTATCCATGAGGTCGGTACGGCCCGGATGGGAAATGATCCTAAAAACTCGGTTCTGAACAAATTCCAGCAGGCACACGATGTGAAAAACCTGTTTATTGTGGATGCCGCGCCGTTCCCTTCGCAGGGTGACAAAAACGTAACTTGGACTATTCTGGCCTGTTCGATGCGTACGTCAGACTATATCGTTGAGCAGGTAAAGCAGAAAAATATTTAA
- a CDS encoding L-threonylcarbamoyladenylate synthase, with product MTQIGTDINQAKRLLEKGEVVGIPTETVYGLAANALDTNAVVKIFAVKNRPSFDPLIVHTDSLEKAADFVQDIPELAQRLANQFWPGPLTLLLPKRPLIPDLVTSGLDTVAVRVPNHPLTLELLRSLAFPLAAPSANPFGYISPTTAQHVADQLGDQVPYILDGGACQVGIESTIIGFSAEGPVIYRLGGMALETLESIVGPLTVRSHSTSNPKAPGMLSSHYAPRKPFLVQPIEKALDQYAPNRIGVLAFQAPIASIPTENQRVLSPTGDLAEATTQLFASMRALDKLDIDVIIAELLPDQGLGRAVNDRLRRAAVK from the coding sequence ATGACGCAAATCGGTACGGACATTAATCAGGCAAAACGCCTGCTGGAAAAAGGAGAAGTTGTCGGAATCCCAACTGAAACGGTCTATGGTCTTGCTGCCAACGCGCTGGACACCAATGCCGTTGTTAAGATTTTTGCAGTAAAGAACCGTCCTTCCTTTGATCCGCTGATTGTTCATACTGATTCTCTGGAGAAAGCCGCCGACTTTGTGCAGGACATTCCAGAACTGGCCCAGCGCTTGGCTAATCAATTCTGGCCCGGCCCGTTAACGCTATTGTTACCGAAACGGCCCCTAATTCCCGATCTGGTAACCTCCGGACTTGATACGGTTGCTGTACGGGTGCCCAATCATCCACTTACGCTCGAACTGCTTCGGTCACTTGCGTTTCCGCTAGCCGCTCCCAGTGCCAACCCGTTTGGATACATCAGTCCGACCACGGCCCAGCACGTTGCCGATCAGCTGGGCGATCAGGTTCCGTATATTCTTGATGGAGGGGCCTGTCAGGTGGGAATCGAATCAACGATCATTGGTTTTTCGGCTGAAGGTCCAGTTATTTATCGCCTGGGTGGCATGGCGCTCGAAACGCTTGAAAGTATAGTTGGTCCATTAACTGTTCGCAGCCATTCGACGTCCAACCCAAAGGCACCGGGTATGCTCAGCAGCCACTACGCACCCCGAAAGCCCTTTTTAGTGCAACCCATTGAAAAAGCCCTTGATCAATACGCACCCAACCGCATCGGCGTGCTGGCTTTTCAGGCTCCGATCGCTTCGATTCCAACCGAGAACCAGCGGGTGCTGTCGCCAACCGGCGATCTAGCCGAAGCGACCACACAATTGTTTGCCAGTATGCGCGCACTCGACAAGCTGGATATTGATGTCATTATCGCCGAATTGCTTCCCGATCAGGGTCTGGGTCGCGCCGTTAACGACCGTTTGCGCCGGGCGGCGGTGAAATAA
- a CDS encoding M56 family metallopeptidase gives MNYLPIIPDNIVAAFGWALFHSLWQGFILVALWTLVWRKRQTGTRYTLSVVTLAVQLLAFLVTFAIVYEPRLSVPTFALSEVGKGTQLVGVSTTKLNWLTQLEGILPHIVTIWFVGATVLVLRLAGGWLLVQRWTKQGVQAIPPVWQNHLDRMARDMGISRSVQLVESVRAAVPMTVGWLKPVILLPVGLLTGLSAHQIEAVLAHELAHIRQYDYLVNLLQSLVEVVFFYHPAIWYLSAKIRDEREHLCDEIAIQVTGRPVEYVQTLAAVEAMRTVQPNLALAFGGSKQHLLDRVKRILGAADEPSSSGLSVIGLIVSFVLLGGLAIGKQPISARLGMNSVLFEMPLTRQIGQEKVNPDTTRPRSEQEKIKALEAQIEQREESMKKLEAELKVLEDPIGKWQEKLSTQEVYLPEYLVKADYVVNEKVYQKIEQLAAEIEQIAGQLEKANGMDRLKLQEKIKTQQERINVISKGLVIPTQGVEKLQQYVKKEIQPLRDSLALVVDQFSKVSAEHWKQAMVLERLQSKLHKLRVLEDDIIEPVDVPIPPAPINPPILVSPVAPEVPRLPKAPQPAKPSKSFKSVKAPEPASLPDRLPTEQDWRKAVSATKPVAPAQLPKVPKGEEASTQMPSHSRNVIVEIIDSVQTDKGQWTLAAHEFATVILKKRTIWKRGLDYPARSMPE, from the coding sequence ATGAACTATCTTCCTATCATACCCGACAACATCGTAGCGGCGTTTGGCTGGGCATTGTTCCATTCGCTTTGGCAAGGCTTTATCTTAGTTGCCCTCTGGACGCTGGTCTGGCGAAAGAGGCAGACCGGTACTCGCTATACCTTGAGCGTGGTAACGTTAGCGGTGCAGCTCCTGGCCTTTTTGGTAACATTTGCTATCGTCTATGAACCACGCTTGTCTGTGCCGACTTTTGCCCTCAGTGAGGTAGGTAAGGGTACGCAATTGGTAGGAGTTTCAACGACTAAACTGAACTGGCTGACTCAGTTAGAAGGCATCCTGCCTCATATAGTAACAATCTGGTTCGTTGGTGCAACGGTGCTGGTACTTCGCCTGGCGGGAGGCTGGCTGTTGGTGCAGCGGTGGACAAAGCAAGGAGTTCAGGCAATACCGCCAGTCTGGCAAAACCACCTGGACCGCATGGCACGGGATATGGGAATTTCTCGCTCAGTTCAGTTAGTTGAGTCCGTTCGAGCAGCCGTCCCGATGACAGTCGGCTGGCTCAAACCAGTCATTTTACTACCCGTGGGCCTGTTAACTGGACTTTCAGCGCACCAGATTGAAGCAGTATTGGCGCACGAACTGGCCCATATTCGGCAATATGATTATCTGGTAAATTTACTTCAGTCCTTGGTCGAAGTAGTGTTTTTCTACCACCCGGCAATCTGGTATTTATCGGCTAAAATTCGGGATGAACGCGAGCACCTTTGCGATGAGATAGCGATTCAGGTAACAGGCCGGCCAGTTGAATATGTCCAGACCTTAGCGGCGGTCGAAGCCATGCGGACTGTGCAGCCTAATTTGGCGCTGGCTTTTGGTGGATCTAAACAGCATTTGCTGGATCGGGTAAAGCGTATTTTGGGAGCAGCCGATGAGCCTTCATCGTCTGGTTTAAGCGTGATTGGTCTGATTGTTAGTTTCGTACTGTTGGGTGGACTTGCGATTGGTAAACAGCCTATCTCGGCTCGCTTAGGGATGAATTCAGTCCTGTTTGAAATGCCTCTAACCAGACAGATAGGGCAAGAGAAAGTAAATCCAGACACAACGAGGCCGAGGAGTGAGCAAGAGAAAATTAAAGCGTTGGAAGCCCAAATTGAGCAGCGGGAAGAGTCGATGAAAAAGCTCGAGGCAGAGCTTAAGGTCTTGGAGGATCCAATAGGGAAATGGCAAGAAAAGCTCAGTACTCAAGAAGTCTACCTACCCGAGTATTTGGTAAAAGCCGACTACGTTGTAAATGAAAAAGTATACCAAAAAATAGAACAACTGGCGGCTGAAATAGAGCAAATAGCTGGCCAGCTGGAAAAAGCAAATGGTATGGATCGGCTCAAGTTGCAGGAGAAAATAAAAACTCAGCAAGAACGCATAAATGTAATATCTAAAGGATTAGTCATTCCTACGCAGGGGGTGGAGAAACTACAGCAGTATGTTAAAAAAGAAATTCAGCCATTGAGGGATTCGCTGGCTCTTGTCGTTGATCAATTCTCAAAAGTTTCGGCAGAGCACTGGAAACAGGCAATGGTGTTAGAGCGCTTGCAAAGCAAACTGCATAAGTTAAGAGTCCTGGAAGACGACATAATTGAACCAGTTGACGTGCCAATTCCACCAGCGCCAATAAACCCACCTATACTTGTATCCCCGGTAGCACCCGAAGTTCCCCGATTACCCAAAGCGCCTCAACCAGCTAAACCAAGTAAATCGTTCAAGTCAGTCAAAGCACCAGAACCCGCTTCGTTACCAGACCGCCTACCAACGGAACAGGATTGGCGAAAGGCTGTTTCGGCCACCAAGCCAGTAGCGCCAGCCCAGCTGCCGAAAGTACCCAAAGGAGAAGAAGCAAGCACGCAAATGCCATCTCATAGCAGAAATGTTATTGTGGAGATTATCGATAGCGTTCAGACAGATAAGGGGCAATGGACGTTGGCAGCCCATGAGTTTGCTACTGTCATACTAAAAAAGCGAACAATCTGGAAGCGCGGGCTGGACTATCCCGCTCGTTCAATGCCGGAATAA
- a CDS encoding BlaI/MecI/CopY family transcriptional regulator: MKPTDSELEILQVIWAKGPSTVRQVNEELSRSKEVGYTTTLKLMQIMHEKNLLSRTEEGRYHIYTALVTEGDTRQNLLDRFVETTFRGSAAQLVMQALGNSKTSKEELDEIQKLIDQLSKKSS, from the coding sequence ATGAAGCCAACTGACTCAGAATTAGAGATTTTACAAGTTATTTGGGCCAAGGGTCCCAGCACGGTGCGGCAAGTAAATGAGGAATTAAGTCGAAGCAAAGAGGTGGGTTATACAACGACGCTGAAACTCATGCAGATTATGCACGAGAAAAACTTGCTAAGCCGGACGGAGGAGGGACGCTACCATATTTATACCGCTCTGGTTACCGAAGGGGACACGCGCCAAAACCTGCTTGATCGATTTGTTGAAACTACCTTTCGTGGTTCGGCGGCTCAGCTAGTGATGCAGGCATTAGGTAATTCTAAAACGTCTAAAGAAGAGTTGGACGAGATTCAGAAACTCATTGATCAGCTTAGTAAAAAATCTTCCTGA